The nucleotide sequence TCTAATTCCTGTGGCGGGCAAAGCAAATTCACTCTGAGAAGGCAAATAAAATCTTAAGTGCAGTTCACCTTCGGGGGTTTGTAGCTCCTGTATATCTGGGGCTAAATCTTGTCCCTTACCGGTGAAAAAATCGGGATTATTAACCATTTTTATAATTCAAGCTGAGAATATTGACGATTGATAGAGGTTAAACAGCTTTAATTTTCACCTCTTAATAATTGTTTAATAGTGCCGAGCAACTCCACTGGCTGAAAAGGTTTGGCAATATAAGCATCAGCCCCTTGTTTCATCCCCCAGTAACGATCAAATTCTTCTCCTTTAGAAGAACATAAAACCACCGGTAAGTGCTTCGTCTTGGGATCGGATTTTAAACGGCGACAGACTTCATAACCATTCATGCGAGGCATGACAATATCCAAAACCACCAGATCTGGGTTAAATGTTTCAATAAACTCTAATGCTTCAACCCCGTCACAGGCTATTGATACATTCAAACCATAGTCCCGTAATAGGTTTGAAATCATCTCCCGTTGAACTTGACTGTCTTCTACTAGCAAAACTTCCCTCATATTTTTCGCTCCTGAAAAGGCAGCTTGAGCAAGGCTCTATTTTCCGCTTAACGAAGGATTGCTCGCTCTCGGGTTGGGAAGAGCGTTCAGTCTCTTTGATTTTTTCATGGATTGATTGGCTCCCTAACAAGAGTGTGACATTGATTCACCTTATCTTCAGCATGGCTTTAGACCCTACCTCAGATATCTATTCTTAATGTGCCCAAATTGTCTGTTTAAATAAACTATGGAAGTTGAATTTTTTCGTGTTAAGCGCCCGACTATTCTCGACACCCGGTATATTTCTCGAGTAACAGCAATAACTCACTCCTGCCAAACGGTTTGGTTAGGTAGTCTGTAGCCCCTACCATCCGCGCTCTCACCCGATCAATAAAGGTTTCTTGTCCAGTTAACATGATGATCGGAATCTGCCGAAAAACTGTTGACTGCCTGAGCATGGCACAGAGTTCATAGCCATCAAGCTTCGGCATGGCAATGTCACATAAAATCAAATCTGGCTCTATTTCAAACACTTGACTTAAAGCTTGTAGAGGCTCGCCGATAATCGTTACCTGATATCCATTTTCTTGTAATATATTTTCTACGTTTTTTCGGATAGTTATGTCATCATCGATACAGACAATTTTAGGAAAAAATAACTGATTCTCTAAGGCTTTGTCTACCTTAGTGAACCTTGGATCAAGCGGACTGACTAATTGTAGCCAGCCTCTCTCCGTGTATGGATATAAGGCTCTGGCGATCGCTACTAATTCGCGATTTAAGTATCTCGATAATTGTCGTAGGGTGGTTTTTTCTTCTGCCCATTGAGATAAATTTAAATAAATTTTTTCGGGGACAGTAGATTTTAAACTTTCTTCATCAGTCAGTAATACATATTGGTCGGGATGTTGAATCTGAGGATAGAATTGTTTCCATTGTTGTACTTGTTTGATGATTTTGGGGATTTGAATCCCTATTTCTAGAGTGGTCAGTTGAGGAGCTATGGCCGAACCCATTTCAAAAATAAAGCTTCCGTGATGAAGACTGAATAAATCAAAAAGCGTTTCTTGGATCATATTTTCGATAATGCTGCGGCCTTGGGCTGGCGTTAAAATATTTTTGGCTAATAGTAACCAAATACAACCATACTCTGGAGTATTCGTGCTTTCAATAGAGTCAAGCGGGAGATGGTTCAATTGATCGGCGATTTTGTAGCGATGAAGATAATCCCGCAACCGAAATAAATTGCTCTGGGAGTGATCAGCCGCATAGGCAATTTGTCCATTAACGAAAAAAACAAACCAAAATTGTTCTGATACCCCTCTTGTATAAGGGACAAGGGTTTTTGGCCAGGGACTACAAGAAAATTTGTTGAGGGCAAAATTCCCTGTGGACGGGTACGCTTCTACAAATAATTCGCCAGTGCGCTGACCTAGTTCGATCAGTTGTAAAATACTGCGGATATCAATCTCATTCAACGTTCCTTGCATATAACTACTCATCCGCGTTTTAAGCTATAATATTTAAGTTTAGTTGAAAATTTCCAAGGATGACACTCAGGGATACTACTGAAACCTCAACAAAAGCCTTGGCAAACAGATCTCAACCTAGTTATGCTTAATACTAGAAAGATTATTTGTTGATCTTGAGAAAGGTTTACGCTTCGTCAAATTCTGTAACTTTATGTAAATAATTAGGAGAAGTCTATGCTGACTAAGTCATTGTTCACTCATAGGAGCAAACCAAGAAATTTAATTCCTTTAAATCTAAGAACAATTACTTAGAGGGGCTTGAAGATCAACAGCCTTTAGCTGTGACAATTAAATTAAAAATTAGGCGCAGGACAAATCAAGAGGTTTACGACTCGTGTTATACCTTGCAGAAGTAAAGCGACAAAATAGAGGATTTATTGGCGGCTTGAGAACTGAGTTAAAACTCCTAGCTTGTCAACATAATGATCAAACCTGGAGTGCTATCCCCACAGATGATGTGATTTCTTGGGAAGATAGCTCATTGCAAGTGGGAGAAGGAACTTTATTACTGGTGAATTTAAGCAATAACCGGCAAATTCAAGGTACACCCGAGTTAGCCGGTGGGGAAGTGGTACGCCAGTTGCAAAAAATGTCCCGTCGAATGGAAAAGATTAAGGAAGAGCAAGAATACATTGAACAATGGAAGCAGTCTCTGACTTATCAAGCTGAACAACTCACTAAAAGAGAACAGGAATTAGACGGGCGAGTAGAACAAATCGAGCAAATGGAGGCTGAGTTCGAGTATTTAGAACGTCAACGCCACGAATTAGAAGAAGCCAAAGAACAATTAAAACAAGAACAAGAGTCTTTAGAAAATCAAAAAAGCCAATTTGGATTACCATCACATTTAAAACCTGATCAAGCCGCACAAATTGAGGCACTCATTAATCGTTTAGCCTCCTATTCTGATAACACGACTTCCCCACAGCAACAGCTTAACTTGACTTTAGAAACTATTCAACAGCAGCAAAACCAATTTGCTTATTACTGGCAACAGCTAGAACAAAAACACGCACAAGTTGAAGCCTGCCAACAAAAAATTCAGCAGCAACGAGAAAATATTGACCGTCAAAAGCAAGAATTAGCCTCGGCTAAAGCCTCTTTAGAAGAAGCTAAAATTCAGTGGCAAGTGCAGCAAAATCTTATCAGTAATAAACAAGAGTTACTCAGACGAATTAATCTCGATTTACAAAATATCGGGTCGTTACAGCAAACCTTAATTCGTTTAGCTAATGGTAGAGAAGATGCTGTTACTGATAATAAAGTTAATTTACAAGCTTTAGAAAATTTGCCTCTAGGAGAATTAGAAGAGATTGTTAATAAACTGCGGGCTGATTTAGATAAAATAGTCCGCTTTGTTAACGAACAAGAAGAAGAGTTAACTTTACAGTGTGAATCGGTTAATGAATTACAAGCGAAACTGCAAGCGGCTTCAGAGTTTGAACGTTTAGGTATTGAGGAAGAGTTAAAAGATGAACAAGAACGCAAAAAAATGTTAGATAAAACCCTAGTAGGACAGCGTAAAACGCTCTGGGAAAGACAAGAGATTTTACTGCAACATTTGCGGGTTTTACGTCGTCGTCAAGGCATTTTAGAACCTGAACAACAAGTTACTCAAATTAACTTAACTCCTCTATTAAATCAATTAGAAGAGCAGCAAAATAATACTGAACAAGAACGGCAAGAGGTTGAATTAGAAATTGAGAATCTTCAAAAAAATAT is from Gloeothece verrucosa PCC 7822 and encodes:
- a CDS encoding response regulator transcription factor, yielding MREVLLVEDSQVQREMISNLLRDYGLNVSIACDGVEALEFIETFNPDLVVLDIVMPRMNGYEVCRRLKSDPKTKHLPVVLCSSKGEEFDRYWGMKQGADAYIAKPFQPVELLGTIKQLLRGEN
- the hmpF gene encoding pilus motility taxis protein HmpF yields the protein MLYLAEVKRQNRGFIGGLRTELKLLACQHNDQTWSAIPTDDVISWEDSSLQVGEGTLLLVNLSNNRQIQGTPELAGGEVVRQLQKMSRRMEKIKEEQEYIEQWKQSLTYQAEQLTKREQELDGRVEQIEQMEAEFEYLERQRHELEEAKEQLKQEQESLENQKSQFGLPSHLKPDQAAQIEALINRLASYSDNTTSPQQQLNLTLETIQQQQNQFAYYWQQLEQKHAQVEACQQKIQQQRENIDRQKQELASAKASLEEAKIQWQVQQNLISNKQELLRRINLDLQNIGSLQQTLIRLANGREDAVTDNKVNLQALENLPLGELEEIVNKLRADLDKIVRFVNEQEEELTLQCESVNELQAKLQAASEFERLGIEEELKDEQERKKMLDKTLVGQRKTLWERQEILLQHLRVLRRRQGILEPEQQVTQINLTPLLNQLEEQQNNTEQERQEVELEIENLQKNIQQLKDMINQQITDQQNRERDIEQQQEQWQQATVELTQLRSELKLYQEIIEPFKDNLSRISQNLEEFSGWFNP
- a CDS encoding response regulator — encoded protein: MSSYMQGTLNEIDIRSILQLIELGQRTGELFVEAYPSTGNFALNKFSCSPWPKTLVPYTRGVSEQFWFVFFVNGQIAYAADHSQSNLFRLRDYLHRYKIADQLNHLPLDSIESTNTPEYGCIWLLLAKNILTPAQGRSIIENMIQETLFDLFSLHHGSFIFEMGSAIAPQLTTLEIGIQIPKIIKQVQQWKQFYPQIQHPDQYVLLTDEESLKSTVPEKIYLNLSQWAEEKTTLRQLSRYLNRELVAIARALYPYTERGWLQLVSPLDPRFTKVDKALENQLFFPKIVCIDDDITIRKNVENILQENGYQVTIIGEPLQALSQVFEIEPDLILCDIAMPKLDGYELCAMLRQSTVFRQIPIIMLTGQETFIDRVRARMVGATDYLTKPFGRSELLLLLEKYTGCRE